The segment AAACATCTGTGCCGTTGTGGCGCCCAGACGCGCATGCTGCGCGCCATCGAGCGGGCCGCCGCTGAAACGAAATCAAACTCCTGAATTAGGGCCTTTTCACACTAATTTCTCAAGATGCGTTGCGGATCAAAAAAGTCATGCGGTAGGCGCGTGGACGCCGCCGGGGTAGCCCCCGGCAAGTCCGCGCAACACCCCGCATGGTTTTTTTGGCCGCAACCCGTAGGGAACGGGGTGAAAACAGCGCCACTCGTTGTTGCACTCCTCGCCCAGGCGGCCAGCCTGGGCTTCGTCGCGCGCCTAGATTGGCGCTGTTTTCACCGCGTTCGCACTTGAGAAATTAGTGTGAAAAGGCCCTACACATGCTCAAGAACTGGCTCTCCCCCAAAACCCATGCCCAAGGCTGCAACGGCTTCTGGTTCTGCAGCTGCGCGGGCCTGCCCATCGTGCCCATCGTGCCCGGCGGGGGCGGCGGTAGCACCGCTACGGGCCGCGCGCCGGTGATCATCCGCGGCAAGCGTGCCCGCACGGTGGATGCGCACGCCCATTGCTATTTCCAGGCCGGCCTGGACCTGATGGGCGCCGAAGCCAAAGGCGTGCTGCCGCCCGTCAAAGGCGTGCCCGAGCATTTCCTGCAGGTGGACCAGCAACTGGCCGCGCGCTTCGAGGCCATGGACACCATGGGCATCGACCTGCAGGTGCTCAGCATCAACCCCTTCTGGTACAAAAAAGATCGCGAGACCGCCGAGGCGATCTGCCGTGTCCACAACGAGAGTTTTGCCGAGCTGTGCGCGAACCACCCCAAGCGCCTGGCCGCCTTTGCCTCGCTGCCCATGCAGTTCCCCGAGCTTGCGGCGCAGATGCTGGAAGAGGCGGTGAAGAAATACGGCCTCAAGGGCGCGGCCATCGGCGGCAGCGTGGCCGGGGATGACTTCGCCAACCCGATCTACCACCCCGTGCTGGCCAAGGCGCAGGAACTGGGCGTGATGCTGTTCATCCACCCGCAGAGCACCCCCGAACTGGCGGCCCGCCTCAAGGGCAATGGCTGGCTGTCCAATGTGATCGGCAACCCGCTGGACACGACCATCGCCCTGCAGAAGCTGATCTTCGAAGGCGTCTTCGACAAATACCCCGAGCTCAAGGTGCTGGGCGCCCATGGCGGTGGTTTCCTCGGCTCCTACGCGCCGCGCATGGACCGCAGCTGTTTCGTCTCGCCGCAGAACTGCAACCCCGACATCGTGCTCAAGAAGAAGCCGACGGAATACATCCGCCAGATCTACTTCGACTCGCTGGTCTTCACCGGCGAAGCCCTGCGCCACCTCGCGGCCGAGGTGGGCGCGAGCCAGATCATGATCGGCACCGACCACCCCATCCCCTGGGTGGAAGACCCCGTGGGCCATGTGATGGCCACCCCCGAACTCAGCGACGAAGACCGCCTGGCCATCCTGGGCGAGAACGCGATCCGCGTGCTGGGGCTCACGGTTTGAAGGCCGGTCGCCCACCCAGTCAACACAACCACAAAGGAGACACCATGAAACAACTTTCCACCTGCACGCGACGCCTCGCCCTGTCGCTGGCGGCTGCGGCCGGCCTGGCCCTGGTCGCACCGGCCCAGGCCCAGAGCGGCTACCCCAACAAACCCATTCGCATGATCGTGCCGCTGGGCGCGGGCAGCGCGGTCGACGTGGCGGCACGGCTGCTGGCGCAGAAGATGTCCGAGAACATGGGCCAGGCCATCGTGGTCGAGAACATCACGGGTGCCTCGGGCATCATCGGCGCCGACCGCCTGGCCAAGTCGGCCCCGGACGGTTACACCATCGGCGGCTTCAACGACAGCGTGCTGACCATGGTGCCGAACCTGAACTCGAAGACGCCGTTCAACCCGGTGACCGACTTTGCTCACATCTCGCAGGTCGCCACCATCGAGTTCAGCGTGGCTGTGCCGGCCGACTCGAAGTACAAGACCGCCGCCGAACTGGTGGCCGCCGCCAAGGCTGCGCCGGGCCAGATCACCTACGCCTCGGGCGGCAACGGCAGCCCGCAACACCTGGGCGGCGCGCTGTTCGCGGCGCACACCGGCATCGATATCAAGCACGTGCCCTACCGCGACGCCAGCCAGGCGGCCCAGGGCGTGGCCGGCAACCAGGTCGACATGACCGTGCAGGGCATCGCCACCGTGGCCGCTCTGGCCAAGGGCGGCAAGCTGCGCCTGGTGGGCGTGATGGCCGACAGCCGCCAGCCCGAGTATCCGGACACCATGACGCTCAAGGAGCAGGGCATCCAGGGTTTCGACTTCAGCACCTGGTTTGCGCTGACCGCACCCAAGGGCACCCCGAAGGAGATCCTCGAGCGCCTGCAGCGTGAAGTGGTCAAGGCCCTGGCCGACCCCATGGTCAAGGAGCGTTACGCCGGCCTGGGCCTCAAGCCCAACGGCACCACCCCCGAGCAGCTGACGGCGCTCGTGGGCAGCCAGCTGGCACGCTACGGCAAGGCCATCCGCGACAACAACATCAAGGCCGAGTAAAACGCCGCCACAACATGCGCCGTGCAGGCGCATGTTGTGGCCAGGCCTGCAAAAACTGACGGCGTCCCGCCGTCAGGGTTACTACGCAAGAGGAACTCCCTAGTAAAAATACGTACGCACTGACCTAATATGCGGGCTTCGTTGGGTTAGTTGATTCGTATAAAAATGTTCAGTGCTGCGACCAGATTCCTCTCCACCATGCAGGAGAGGCTCAATCCCTTGCGCGACGACACCGTCGCTGCCGCCTTCCATATCGACGACATACGCCAGGCCATGCTCAAGTGCCTGGACGCAGAGATCGCCGAACGCTTTCCGCATGTCGAGCGGCGCATCCTCATGGCGTCCAATGTGCCGGCCCTGTGGTTTCTGCGCCCCGAGCTGCTGATGGCGGTGGCGACCCGCTGCGGCGAGCAGGCCGCCCATCAGGTGGTCGACGAAATCTCGGCCATGTTTGATGGCCTCTTGCCCAAGAGCCTGAACTCCCGGCCCAGCCGGTTGCAGCGCTGAGTCTGCCGCGCGGCGGCAGGCTGCGTCCGACTCACATATTTTTCCAAAGGCGCCCGGCCACAAGCCGGGCGCCTTTGTTTTGGCTTGAAACCACCTGAAAAGTCCCTTTTTAATCAAAGAGGCGACATTTGAAGGACTTTCTTCTCTGCCGGACCCCAAGATTCCCAAAAAAAGGCCTAAATAACCTCTCATTTCTGCCGTTAACCAATGTACGTAACAGGATAAAAGCCTCCCGCTTCCGGGCAGAGGCCCACAAGCCATCATGCAACTACCTAACATTGAGCGAACTGCCATCCGGCCGGCCGGCTCGGAGGTAGTTGTGCCCGCCGCCGCCAGGGTGATCCCGGTGGCGCCGGTGAACCCGCCGGCCCCTGCGGTGCAGGAATCTGCCAGCGTGGTGAACGACATCAACCCGGTGGTCCAGGCCCAGGCCAACCAGGCGGCTGCCAAGGCCGACCCCTTGCAGGGCGGCAGCCAGGCCGACAACACG is part of the Rhodoferax sp. BAB1 genome and harbors:
- a CDS encoding amidohydrolase family protein, whose amino-acid sequence is MLKNWLSPKTHAQGCNGFWFCSCAGLPIVPIVPGGGGGSTATGRAPVIIRGKRARTVDAHAHCYFQAGLDLMGAEAKGVLPPVKGVPEHFLQVDQQLAARFEAMDTMGIDLQVLSINPFWYKKDRETAEAICRVHNESFAELCANHPKRLAAFASLPMQFPELAAQMLEEAVKKYGLKGAAIGGSVAGDDFANPIYHPVLAKAQELGVMLFIHPQSTPELAARLKGNGWLSNVIGNPLDTTIALQKLIFEGVFDKYPELKVLGAHGGGFLGSYAPRMDRSCFVSPQNCNPDIVLKKKPTEYIRQIYFDSLVFTGEALRHLAAEVGASQIMIGTDHPIPWVEDPVGHVMATPELSDEDRLAILGENAIRVLGLTV
- a CDS encoding tripartite tricarboxylate transporter substrate binding protein, encoding MKQLSTCTRRLALSLAAAAGLALVAPAQAQSGYPNKPIRMIVPLGAGSAVDVAARLLAQKMSENMGQAIVVENITGASGIIGADRLAKSAPDGYTIGGFNDSVLTMVPNLNSKTPFNPVTDFAHISQVATIEFSVAVPADSKYKTAAELVAAAKAAPGQITYASGGNGSPQHLGGALFAAHTGIDIKHVPYRDASQAAQGVAGNQVDMTVQGIATVAALAKGGKLRLVGVMADSRQPEYPDTMTLKEQGIQGFDFSTWFALTAPKGTPKEILERLQREVVKALADPMVKERYAGLGLKPNGTTPEQLTALVGSQLARYGKAIRDNNIKAE